From Erwinia sp. HDF1-3R, one genomic window encodes:
- the trmA gene encoding tRNA (uridine(54)-C5)-methyltransferase TrmA — MTPEKLPTEHYDAQLEEKVSRLKTLMTPFTAMDVEVFRSPVSHYRMRAEFRIWHEGDDLYHIIFDQQTRQRIRVDSFPAASQIINDLMPRLIEALRDNKVLRYKLFQLDYLSTMSNQIVVSMLYHRKLTDEWQQAAAELRDSLRSEGFDLQLIGRATRTKICLDRDFVDECLPVAGKDIVYRQVENSFTQPNAAMNIQMLEWALEVTKNARGDLLELYCGNGNFSLALARNFRRVLATEIAKPSVASAQYNIAVNQIENVQIIRMSAEEFTQAMKGTREFRRLEGIDLTGYECETIFVDPPRSGLDEDTVKMVQAYPHILYISCNPQTLCENLAVLSKTHEVTRLALFDQFPYTHHMECGVLLTARKNNASVER; from the coding sequence ATGACGCCCGAAAAGCTGCCGACAGAACACTATGATGCCCAACTTGAAGAGAAGGTCAGCCGTCTGAAGACGCTGATGACGCCTTTCACCGCTATGGATGTCGAAGTTTTTCGTTCGCCGGTCAGCCATTACAGGATGCGCGCGGAATTTCGTATCTGGCACGAGGGGGATGACCTTTATCACATCATTTTCGATCAGCAGACGCGCCAGCGCATTCGCGTAGATAGCTTTCCCGCCGCCAGCCAGATAATCAACGATCTGATGCCCAGGCTGATTGAAGCGCTGCGCGATAACAAAGTACTGCGCTATAAGCTGTTCCAGCTTGATTATCTGTCGACAATGAGCAACCAGATTGTCGTGTCGATGCTTTATCATCGTAAGCTAACCGACGAATGGCAGCAGGCCGCCGCTGAACTGCGTGACAGCCTGCGGTCAGAAGGCTTCGATCTGCAGCTGATAGGCCGTGCCACCCGAACAAAAATCTGTCTGGATCGTGATTTCGTCGATGAGTGTCTGCCGGTGGCCGGAAAGGATATTGTCTATCGGCAGGTTGAAAATAGCTTTACCCAGCCGAATGCCGCGATGAATATTCAGATGCTGGAATGGGCGCTGGAAGTCACAAAGAATGCCCGGGGTGATTTGCTGGAGCTGTATTGTGGTAACGGCAACTTTTCGCTGGCGCTGGCGCGTAACTTCAGGCGCGTGCTGGCAACAGAAATTGCAAAACCCTCCGTCGCTTCAGCACAGTACAACATTGCCGTGAACCAGATTGAAAACGTGCAGATTATACGCATGTCGGCTGAGGAATTTACCCAGGCCATGAAGGGTACGCGTGAATTCCGTCGGCTGGAGGGAATAGATCTGACGGGCTACGAATGCGAGACGATTTTTGTCGATCCCCCTCGCAGCGGCTTAGATGAGGATACGGTGAAAATGGTGCAGGCTTATCCACACATCCTCTATATTTCCTGCAATCCACAGACGCTTTGCGAAAATCTGGCCGTGCTGTCGAAAACGCATGAGGTGACGCGTCTGGCGCTGTTCGATCAGTTCCCCTACACCCACCATATGGAGTGTGGCGTACTGCTAACCGCGCGAAAAAATAACGCATCTGTAGAACGATAA
- the btuB gene encoding TonB-dependent vitamin B12 receptor BtuB — MTKKMPIPLAVVATAIYLWAQDSVAEGAGGTLVTTASRFAQPISSVLAPTSVVTREEIDRWQAKSVADVMRRLPGVDIAQSGGLGQQSSLFIRGTESRHVLVLIDGIRLNQAGISGSSDLSQIPLSLVQRIEYVRGARSAVYGSDAIGGVVNIITLRDRPGTSLTEGIGSNGYQSYDASVQQMLDSATRITLAGNYTYTKGYDVVAGYPDIYGDPAQKDRDGFMSKTLYGSVEHQFDDEISGFIRGYGFDNRTAYDGSLSYSVPGARVDTRQLYNQTWDTGLRFNRDGYATQLIASYGHTKDYNYDPRRGRYADPATLDDVEQYNLQWGNTLALGNGTVSAGVDWQQQISQPNTNYVSKGEQQRNTGIYATTQQKLGSVTLEGAVRGDDNNTFGWHNTWQSSASWEFIEGYSVFASYGTAFKAPNLSQVYSAIYGNRDLNPEESKQWEGGFEGLAGPVNWRLSGYRNDIDSLIDSDPATFRYYNINKAKIKGIEATASFDTGPVSHSVSYDYVDPRNGTTNEILARRAKQQVKYQLDYTLYDVGWSVSYQYLGERYDKDYNASTTPRTVKLGGVSLWDLAASYPVTSQLTVRGRIANLFDKDYETVYGYQTPGREYYLSGSYTF; from the coding sequence ATGACAAAGAAAATGCCAATACCGTTGGCCGTTGTTGCCACGGCGATTTATCTCTGGGCGCAGGATAGCGTGGCAGAGGGGGCTGGGGGCACGCTGGTGACCACCGCGAGCCGCTTTGCCCAGCCCATATCTTCGGTTTTAGCCCCGACCTCTGTCGTCACGCGAGAAGAGATTGATCGCTGGCAGGCGAAGAGTGTGGCTGACGTGATGCGTCGTTTACCCGGGGTGGATATTGCGCAAAGCGGGGGGTTAGGCCAGCAAAGTTCGCTGTTTATTCGCGGCACAGAATCCCGACATGTGCTGGTGCTGATCGACGGTATTCGCCTGAATCAGGCGGGCATTAGCGGTTCTTCCGACCTCAGCCAAATTCCCCTTTCGCTGGTACAGCGTATCGAATACGTCCGCGGCGCACGATCGGCCGTGTACGGTTCCGATGCTATTGGCGGCGTGGTGAATATCATCACCCTGCGCGACAGGCCTGGGACTTCGCTGACCGAAGGTATCGGTTCTAACGGCTATCAGTCTTACGACGCGTCTGTCCAGCAGATGCTGGACAGCGCCACCCGTATCACCCTGGCCGGCAACTATACCTATACCAAAGGCTACGACGTTGTCGCGGGCTATCCTGATATCTACGGCGATCCGGCACAGAAAGATCGCGACGGCTTCATGAGTAAAACGCTGTATGGCTCAGTGGAGCATCAGTTTGATGATGAAATCAGCGGGTTTATTCGGGGCTATGGCTTTGATAACCGTACGGCCTATGACGGGAGCCTGAGCTATAGCGTACCGGGTGCGCGGGTCGATACGCGCCAGCTTTATAACCAGACCTGGGACACCGGCCTGCGCTTCAACCGTGACGGCTACGCCACCCAGCTTATCGCCAGCTACGGCCACACGAAAGACTATAACTACGATCCGCGTCGTGGCCGTTACGCTGATCCCGCGACGCTGGATGACGTTGAGCAGTACAATCTGCAATGGGGCAATACGCTGGCCCTGGGCAATGGCACCGTCAGCGCAGGCGTGGACTGGCAACAGCAAATTTCACAGCCGAATACCAATTACGTGAGTAAAGGAGAGCAGCAGCGTAATACCGGTATTTACGCCACGACTCAGCAGAAGCTGGGAAGCGTGACGCTGGAGGGGGCAGTGCGTGGTGATGATAACAACACGTTTGGCTGGCATAACACCTGGCAGAGCAGCGCCTCATGGGAATTTATTGAGGGCTACAGCGTTTTCGCTTCATACGGAACAGCCTTCAAAGCGCCTAATCTGAGTCAGGTTTATAGCGCTATTTACGGCAATCGCGATCTTAATCCGGAAGAAAGTAAGCAGTGGGAAGGGGGCTTTGAAGGCCTTGCCGGCCCGGTGAACTGGCGGTTGTCGGGCTACCGTAATGATATCGACAGTCTTATCGACAGCGATCCAGCTACTTTCCGCTATTACAATATTAATAAGGCGAAGATCAAAGGTATTGAGGCAACGGCCTCTTTCGATACCGGCCCGGTCAGTCACTCCGTCTCTTACGACTATGTGGACCCCCGTAACGGTACGACGAATGAAATCCTTGCTCGCCGTGCTAAGCAGCAGGTGAAGTATCAGCTGGACTATACACTGTATGACGTGGGCTGGTCGGTAAGCTATCAGTATCTGGGAGAGCGTTATGACAAAGACTATAACGCTTCAACCACACCCCGTACCGTTAAGCTGGGTGGCGTCAGCCTGTGGGATCTTGCTGCGTCGTATCCTGTCACCTCTCAGCTAACCGTTCGTGGTAGAATAGCCAACCTGTTTGATAAAGATTACGAGACAGTCTATGGCTATCAAACCCCGGGAAGAGAGTATTACCTCAGCGGTAGCTACACCTTCTGA
- the murI gene encoding glutamate racemase yields MAIKPREESITSAVATPSDPRPSVLVFDSGVGGLSVYDEIRQLLPDLHYIYVFDNVAFPYGEKSEAFIVERVVEIVSAVTKRYPLALAVIACNSASTVTLPALRERFAFPVVGVVPAIKPAARLTRNGVVGLLATRGTVKRPYTHELVERFASECKTEMLGSAELVELAEAKLHGHPVALDDVRRILQPWLRMKEPPDTVVLGCTHFPLLNEELQQVLPEGTRLVNSGAAIARRTAWLLENESPAAKSADDNIAFCLEITDRAVQLLPVLKRYGFEKLEKLSLNEDYG; encoded by the coding sequence ATGGCTATCAAACCCCGGGAAGAGAGTATTACCTCAGCGGTAGCTACACCTTCTGACCCGCGTCCCAGCGTGCTGGTTTTTGACTCCGGCGTTGGGGGGCTTTCAGTCTACGATGAGATCCGACAGCTGCTGCCGGATCTGCACTATATATATGTCTTCGATAACGTCGCTTTTCCCTACGGTGAAAAATCAGAGGCGTTTATTGTGGAGCGGGTGGTTGAAATCGTTAGCGCAGTCACCAAACGTTATCCCCTCGCGCTGGCCGTTATCGCCTGTAACTCAGCCAGTACCGTCACGCTGCCCGCCCTGCGCGAGCGCTTTGCGTTCCCCGTCGTCGGCGTTGTTCCTGCTATCAAACCTGCTGCTCGCCTCACCCGTAACGGGGTTGTTGGCCTGTTGGCTACGCGCGGCACCGTTAAGCGCCCTTATACACACGAACTGGTTGAGCGCTTCGCCAGTGAGTGTAAAACGGAGATGCTGGGCTCGGCCGAACTGGTTGAACTGGCGGAAGCTAAACTTCACGGTCACCCTGTAGCGCTGGATGACGTGCGGCGCATCCTGCAACCCTGGCTGAGAATGAAAGAGCCGCCGGATACGGTCGTACTGGGCTGCACGCACTTTCCTTTGCTTAATGAAGAGCTGCAACAGGTTCTTCCCGAGGGTACCCGGTTAGTGAATTCCGGTGCTGCCATTGCCCGCAGAACGGCCTGGCTATTAGAAAACGAATCGCCAGCGGCGAAGTCTGCCGATGACAATATTGCTTTTTGTCTGGAAATTACCGACCGTGCTGTACAGTTATTGCCCGTTTTAAAGCGATATGGCTTTGAAAAGCTCGAAAAACTCTCTCTCAATGAGGATTATGGGTAA
- the hdfR gene encoding HTH-type transcriptional regulator HdfR, whose amino-acid sequence MDTELLKTFLEVSRTRHFGRAAEALYLTQSAVSFRIRQLETQLGVDLFTRHRNNIRLTSAGERLLPYAESLMSTWMMAKKEVSHTPQHHELSIGASASLWEVYLTPWLQTLYESRESLHLEARVAQRHLLVKQLHERQLDLLITTEAPKMDELTSQQIGHISLTLFCSQQSGKREKYDYIKLEWGADFHQHQSYMAGADDVPVLTTTSAHLTRQLLHTTGACAFLPDFWQNEYADLTVIPDTPVVVRPLYAVWLQNSDQQSHIHQLLACPVNTE is encoded by the coding sequence GTGGATACGGAATTATTAAAGACCTTTCTTGAAGTGAGCAGAACCCGCCACTTTGGACGTGCCGCTGAAGCGCTCTATCTCACTCAATCTGCCGTTAGCTTTCGCATCAGGCAGCTTGAAACCCAGCTGGGCGTGGATCTCTTCACCCGTCACCGTAATAATATCCGGCTGACATCGGCAGGCGAGCGCCTTCTTCCCTACGCCGAAAGTCTGATGAGCACCTGGATGATGGCAAAGAAAGAGGTGTCGCATACGCCGCAGCATCATGAACTGTCGATTGGAGCCAGCGCCTCGCTGTGGGAAGTCTATCTTACGCCCTGGCTACAGACGCTTTATGAAAGCCGTGAGAGCCTTCACCTTGAGGCACGTGTGGCGCAGCGCCATTTATTGGTTAAGCAGCTTCATGAACGCCAGCTAGACCTGTTGATAACCACTGAAGCGCCCAAAATGGACGAGCTAACCAGTCAGCAAATTGGTCATATCTCGCTCACGCTGTTTTGTTCACAACAATCTGGCAAGCGGGAGAAATATGATTATATCAAGCTGGAATGGGGGGCAGATTTTCACCAGCATCAAAGCTATATGGCCGGTGCGGATGATGTTCCGGTTTTAACGACTACTTCAGCCCACCTGACGCGCCAGCTCCTGCACACCACTGGAGCCTGTGCCTTCTTACCCGATTTCTGGCAAAACGAATACGCCGATCTCACAGTCATTCCAGATACGCCCGTCGTAGTCAGGCCACTGTATGCCGTTTGGTTACAAAATAGCGACCAGCAATCACACATCCATCAGCTGTTGGCCTGCCCGGTAAACACGGAATGA
- a CDS encoding DUF413 domain-containing protein — MAESFATTNRFFDNKHYPRGFSRHGDFTIKEAQLLERYGYAFNELDLVKREPVTEEERLFIEVCRGIREPQTEAERVWSKYMSRIKRPKRFHTLSGGKPQAEGAEDYTDSDD, encoded by the coding sequence ATGGCGGAAAGCTTCGCAACAACAAATCGTTTTTTTGATAACAAACATTATCCACGCGGTTTTTCCCGTCACGGTGATTTCACAATCAAAGAGGCCCAGCTGCTTGAGCGTTATGGTTACGCTTTTAACGAGCTGGATCTGGTAAAGCGTGAACCTGTGACGGAAGAAGAGCGTCTGTTCATTGAAGTATGTCGCGGTATTCGCGAGCCACAAACCGAAGCAGAGCGCGTCTGGTCGAAATACATGTCGCGTATCAAGCGTCCTAAACGTTTTCATACCCTTTCAGGCGGTAAGCCTCAAGCGGAAGGGGCTGAGGATTATACGGACAGCGACGATTAA
- a CDS encoding YifB family Mg chelatase-like AAA ATPase, which yields MSLSIACTRAAIGVDAPLVSVEVHLSNGLPALVLVGLPETTVKEARERVRSAILNCGFTFPARRITVNLAPADLPKEGGRYDLPIAIAILGASEQIPADKLSQYEFLGELALTGALRGVQGAIPAALAASAAQRQLILSTDNLSEVGLIKNGNSLTAGHLLEVCAFLHGQSPLGKAQYTQQDALPQSEDLQDIIGQQQAKRALEITAAGGHNLLLIGPPGTGKTMLATRLNGLMPPLSDAEALESAAITSLSSIGAMRRQWRQRPFRSPHHTSSRYALVGGGSIPKPGEISLAHHGVLFLDELPEFDRKTLEALREPLESGEICISRARARVTYPARFQLVAAMNPSPGGHYHGPHNLCTPQQTLRYLNRLSGPFLDRFDLSLEVPLLPSGTLSNPHIAREGSEVVRLRVLAAREKQMMRGGKINAHLNPTEIHQSCQLERQDALWLEEVLNQLGLSVRAWQRILKVARTIADLAGDEQLQREHLQEAVSYRGIDRLLIHLHKSLE from the coding sequence ATGTCGCTATCCATAGCCTGTACCCGTGCCGCAATCGGCGTTGATGCCCCTCTGGTATCCGTAGAAGTTCATCTGAGTAACGGTTTGCCCGCGCTGGTGCTGGTCGGCCTGCCCGAAACCACGGTCAAAGAAGCGCGCGAGCGTGTGCGAAGTGCAATCCTTAACTGTGGCTTCACCTTCCCTGCCCGGCGTATCACCGTTAACCTGGCACCGGCTGACCTGCCTAAAGAGGGAGGACGTTACGATCTCCCCATTGCTATTGCCATTCTGGGCGCCTCTGAACAGATTCCAGCGGACAAACTGAGCCAATATGAGTTCCTGGGTGAACTGGCGCTTACAGGCGCTCTGCGAGGCGTACAGGGCGCAATCCCCGCCGCTCTGGCGGCTTCCGCCGCCCAGCGCCAGCTTATTCTCTCTACTGATAACCTGAGCGAGGTGGGATTAATCAAAAACGGCAATAGCTTAACCGCCGGGCACCTGCTTGAGGTATGTGCCTTCCTCCATGGGCAGTCACCACTTGGGAAAGCACAATATACCCAACAGGATGCTCTGCCTCAGAGCGAAGATTTGCAGGACATTATTGGTCAGCAGCAGGCTAAAAGGGCACTTGAAATCACCGCTGCGGGTGGACATAACCTGCTGCTGATAGGGCCACCCGGCACGGGAAAGACCATGCTTGCAACCAGACTCAACGGGTTAATGCCTCCGCTGAGCGACGCAGAAGCACTTGAAAGCGCTGCGATCACCAGCCTTTCCAGCATCGGCGCAATGCGGCGACAGTGGCGCCAGCGCCCTTTCCGCTCCCCTCATCATACTTCATCACGCTATGCCCTGGTGGGGGGCGGCTCAATCCCCAAGCCCGGAGAGATTTCACTGGCCCATCACGGCGTACTTTTTCTGGATGAGCTTCCCGAGTTTGACCGAAAGACGCTTGAAGCATTGAGAGAACCCCTCGAATCGGGCGAGATCTGTATTTCGCGTGCCCGCGCCCGGGTGACTTACCCCGCCCGCTTTCAACTGGTCGCCGCAATGAACCCCAGCCCCGGCGGTCATTATCACGGCCCTCATAATCTCTGCACCCCGCAGCAAACGTTACGCTATCTGAATCGTCTGTCCGGCCCTTTCCTCGATCGCTTTGATCTTTCACTGGAGGTTCCACTGCTTCCCTCAGGCACCCTGAGTAATCCGCATATCGCGCGCGAAGGAAGCGAAGTCGTTCGTCTAAGGGTGCTGGCGGCGCGGGAAAAGCAGATGATGAGGGGAGGAAAAATCAATGCACATCTTAATCCCACTGAGATTCATCAATCCTGTCAGCTGGAACGGCAGGATGCATTGTGGCTGGAGGAGGTACTTAATCAGCTGGGACTGTCCGTGCGGGCGTGGCAGCGCATCTTAAAAGTGGCCAGAACCATTGCCGATCTCGCGGGAGATGAACAGCTTCAGCGCGAACATCTGCAGGAAGCGGTAAGTTATCGGGGCATTGACCGGTTGCTTATACACCTGCATAAAAGTCTGGAGTAG